One part of the Streptomyces lienomycini genome encodes these proteins:
- a CDS encoding Rieske (2Fe-2S) protein, which produces MSGRPVPSRRTVLRSAALTPVAGLGLAACSPGDDGAAPATPTAPVDLGADGEVAKGATKLFPDGNVVVSRADDGSLKAYSTVCTHAGCPIKKLEGTKLVCNCHGSEFDARTGEVLHAPATVPLTELPVEVKQGRIVASPAT; this is translated from the coding sequence ATGTCCGGCCGTCCCGTCCCGAGCCGCCGTACCGTCCTGCGCTCGGCGGCGCTCACGCCCGTCGCCGGGCTCGGCCTCGCCGCCTGCTCGCCGGGCGACGACGGCGCCGCGCCGGCCACGCCGACCGCGCCCGTGGACCTCGGTGCCGACGGGGAGGTCGCCAAGGGTGCGACCAAGCTCTTCCCGGACGGGAACGTCGTGGTCAGCCGGGCCGATGACGGTTCCCTGAAGGCGTACAGCACCGTCTGCACGCACGCGGGGTGCCCCATCAAGAAGCTGGAGGGGACCAAACTCGTGTGCAACTGCCACGGCAGCGAGTTCGACGCCCGTACCGGCGAGGTGCTGCACGCCCCGGCGACCGTGCCGCTCACCGAACTGCCGGTCGAGGTGAAGCAGGGCCGGATCGTCGCGAG
- a CDS encoding LacI family DNA-binding transcriptional regulator — MVTMADVARSAGVSVATVSHVLNDTRPVLPHTRQAVLDAVEELGYTPNTLARSLVTSRTRSIGLAVSAISNPYFTEILQGVEARALEHGYSLLIADPHDDPGHERKVVQLLHERRVDGMIVAPSADPRALLAYLGRHRVPAVLLDRVVDVPEGEAAPRLDQICAESTEPTARLVGHLAGLGHRRIGLVAGRPGLSTTRERITGYRHGLAAAGLPFDERLLVHGDSEAAGGERAASDLLSLAVPPTALVTANNAMTIGALRALRDRGLSVPGDLALCCFDDFAWADLFSPRLTAVAQPSRDLGAQAVRLLLERLAAPDRPARTVRLPCTFVHRTSCGCAERSGRPGHSPGPSGKAHAKAHERTLP; from the coding sequence GTGGTGACCATGGCCGATGTGGCGCGGAGCGCCGGGGTCTCGGTGGCTACGGTCTCGCACGTGCTCAACGACACCCGCCCGGTGCTGCCGCACACCCGTCAGGCCGTCCTCGACGCCGTCGAGGAGCTGGGCTACACCCCGAACACCCTGGCCCGTTCCCTGGTGACCTCCCGCACCCGCTCCATCGGGCTCGCGGTGTCGGCGATCAGCAACCCGTACTTCACGGAGATCCTCCAGGGCGTCGAGGCCCGCGCCCTGGAGCACGGTTACAGCCTGCTCATCGCCGACCCGCACGACGATCCCGGGCACGAGCGCAAGGTCGTCCAGTTGCTGCACGAGCGGCGCGTAGACGGCATGATCGTCGCACCGTCCGCGGACCCGCGCGCCCTCCTCGCCTATCTCGGACGCCACCGTGTGCCGGCCGTGCTCCTCGACCGGGTCGTCGACGTGCCCGAGGGCGAAGCGGCGCCGCGCCTCGACCAGATCTGCGCCGAGAGCACCGAGCCGACGGCCCGGCTGGTCGGCCATCTCGCCGGACTCGGCCACCGCAGGATCGGCCTGGTCGCGGGCCGGCCGGGGCTCAGCACCACCCGTGAGCGGATCACCGGGTACCGGCACGGCCTCGCCGCGGCGGGGCTGCCCTTCGACGAGCGGCTGCTGGTCCACGGCGACTCCGAGGCGGCCGGCGGCGAACGGGCCGCGTCGGACCTGTTGTCCCTGGCGGTGCCGCCCACCGCGCTGGTCACCGCCAACAACGCCATGACCATCGGCGCGCTGCGCGCCCTGCGGGACCGGGGCCTGTCCGTGCCCGGTGACCTCGCGCTGTGCTGCTTCGACGACTTCGCCTGGGCGGACCTCTTCTCGCCCCGGCTCACCGCCGTCGCCCAGCCCAGCAGGGACCTCGGCGCGCAGGCGGTGCGGCTTCTCCTGGAACGCCTCGCCGCGCCGGACCGGCCCGCGCGGACCGTGCGGCTGCCCTGCACCTTCGTCCACCGCACCTCCTGCGGCTGCGCCGAACGGTCCGGTCGGCCCGGACACTCCCCCGGTCCGTCCGGGAAAGCCCACGCCAAGGCCCACGAAAGGACCCTCCCGTGA
- a CDS encoding carbohydrate kinase family protein yields MIVVAGEALIDLVPRGRGALAALQPALGGGPYNTAVALGRLGSPVAFCSRVSYDAFGEALLDRLRETGVDVSPVQRGAEPTTLAVASLDADGSAAYSFYVDGTADRLFALPVGLPSGTRAVSFGTCSLVLEPGASAYEELLRETAARGVFTALDPNIRAGLIPDPDAYRARFRSWLPSVSLLKLSAEDAEWLGGTPREWLAAGPAAVVVTRGGAGLTAFTRDGGEYSVPGERVAVVDTIGAGDTVNAALLHGLAVRGALGEAAVAGLGADGWAGLLGFAARAAAVTCSRAGAEPPYAREVAG; encoded by the coding sequence GTGATCGTCGTCGCCGGTGAGGCACTGATCGACCTGGTACCGCGGGGCAGGGGCGCCCTGGCCGCGCTGCAGCCGGCGCTCGGCGGCGGTCCGTACAACACGGCCGTCGCGCTGGGCCGCCTCGGCTCGCCCGTCGCGTTCTGCTCGCGGGTGTCGTACGACGCGTTCGGCGAGGCGCTGCTGGACCGGCTGCGCGAGACCGGCGTGGACGTCTCGCCGGTGCAACGCGGGGCCGAGCCGACGACCCTCGCCGTGGCCTCGCTCGACGCGGACGGCTCGGCCGCGTACTCCTTCTACGTGGACGGGACGGCCGACCGGCTGTTCGCGCTGCCCGTCGGTCTGCCGTCCGGTACCCGGGCCGTCTCGTTCGGGACCTGTTCACTGGTCCTGGAGCCGGGCGCGAGCGCGTACGAGGAGCTGCTGCGCGAGACGGCCGCGCGGGGCGTGTTCACGGCACTGGACCCGAACATCCGGGCCGGGCTGATCCCGGACCCGGACGCCTACCGGGCCCGCTTCAGGAGCTGGCTGCCGTCGGTGTCGCTGCTGAAGCTGTCCGCCGAGGACGCCGAGTGGCTCGGCGGCACGCCGCGGGAGTGGCTCGCGGCGGGCCCTGCCGCGGTGGTGGTCACCCGGGGCGGTGCGGGGCTGACGGCGTTCACCCGTGACGGGGGCGAGTACTCGGTGCCGGGCGAGCGCGTGGCGGTGGTGGACACGATCGGCGCGGGTGACACGGTCAACGCGGCGCTGTTGCACGGCCTCGCGGTGAGGGGTGCCCTCGGTGAAGCGGCCGTGGCCGGTCTGGGCGCGGACGGCTGGGCCGGGCTGCTGGGCTTCGCCGCCCGCGCGGCGGCGGTCACCTGCTCCCGCGCGGGCGCGGAACCGCCGTACGCCCGCGAAGTCGCCGGCTGA
- the uvrA gene encoding excinuclease ABC subunit UvrA, with amino-acid sequence MADRLIVRGAREHNLKNVSLDLPRDSLIVFTGLSGSGKSSLAFDTIFAEGQRRYVESLSSYARQFLGQMDKPDVDFIEGLSPAVSIDQKSTSRNPRSTVGTITEVYDYLRLLFARIGKPHCPECGRPISRQSPQAIVDKVLELPEGSRFQVLSPLVRERKGEFVDLFADLQTKGYARARVDGETVQLSNPPTLKKQEKHTIEVVVDRLTVKDTAKRRLTDSVETALGLSGGMVVLDFVDLPEDDPERERMYSEHLYCPYDDLSFEELEPRSFSFNSPFGACPDCSGIGTRMEVDPELIVPDEDKSLDEGAIHPWSHGHTKDYFARLIGALADALGFRTDIPFAGLPLRARKALLNGHKTQVEVRYRNRYGRERRYTTAFEGAIPFVKRRHSEAESDSSRERFEGYMREVPCPTCEGTRLKPLVLAVTVMGRSIAEVSAMSISDCADFLGELKLNARDKKIAERVLKEVNERLRFLVDVGLDYLSLNRAAGTLSGGEAQRIRLATQIGSGLVGVLYVLDEPSIGLHQRDNHRLIETLVRLRDMGNTLIVVEHDEDTIKVADWIVDIGPGAGEHGGKVVHSGSLKELLDNAESQTGLYLSGKKAIPLPDIRRPQDPSRRLTVHGARENNLQDIDVSFPLGVFTAVTGVSGSGKSTLVNDILYTHLARELNGARNVPGRHTRVDGDDLVDKVVHVDQSPIGRTPRSNPATYTGVFDHIRKLFAETTEAKVRGYLPGRFSFNVKGGRCENCAGDGTIKIEMNFLPDVYVPCEVCHGARYNRETLEVHYKGKSIADVLNMPIEEATDFFEAVPAISRHMKTLKDVGLGYVRLGQSATTLSGGEAQRVKLASELQRRSTGRTVYVLDEPTTGLHFEDISKLLTVLAGLVDKGNTVIVIEHNLDVIKTADWVVDMGPEGGAGGGLVVAEGTPEQVAGVPASHTGKFLRDVLGADRVSDAASVTRPRKAAKTVATKATAKKTATKAATGTAVKKATATKTAKTAAKPAAKKTTRTSKA; translated from the coding sequence GTGGCCGACCGTCTCATCGTCCGTGGCGCGCGCGAGCACAACCTGAAGAACGTCTCGCTCGACCTGCCTCGTGACTCGCTCATCGTTTTCACGGGCCTGTCCGGGTCGGGCAAGTCCTCCCTGGCCTTCGACACGATCTTCGCCGAGGGCCAGCGGCGCTACGTGGAGTCGCTCTCCTCCTACGCCCGGCAGTTCCTCGGCCAGATGGACAAGCCGGACGTCGACTTCATCGAGGGCCTCTCCCCGGCGGTCTCCATCGACCAGAAGTCGACCTCTCGCAACCCGCGCTCCACGGTCGGCACCATCACCGAGGTCTACGACTACCTGCGCCTGCTCTTCGCCCGCATCGGCAAGCCGCACTGTCCCGAGTGCGGCCGCCCGATCTCGCGCCAGTCGCCGCAGGCCATCGTCGACAAGGTCCTGGAGCTGCCCGAGGGCAGCCGCTTCCAGGTGCTGTCGCCGCTGGTGCGCGAGCGCAAGGGCGAGTTCGTCGATCTCTTCGCCGACCTCCAGACCAAGGGCTACGCACGCGCACGGGTGGACGGCGAGACCGTCCAGCTGTCCAACCCGCCCACGCTGAAGAAGCAGGAGAAGCACACCATCGAGGTGGTCGTCGACCGCCTCACGGTGAAGGACACCGCCAAGCGCCGCCTCACCGACTCCGTGGAGACCGCGCTCGGCCTGTCCGGCGGCATGGTCGTACTCGACTTCGTCGACCTCCCCGAGGACGACCCCGAGCGCGAGCGCATGTACTCCGAGCACCTGTACTGCCCTTACGACGACCTGTCCTTCGAGGAGCTGGAGCCCCGCTCCTTCTCCTTCAACTCGCCCTTCGGCGCCTGCCCCGACTGCTCCGGTATCGGCACGCGCATGGAGGTCGACCCGGAGCTGATCGTCCCCGACGAGGACAAGTCCCTCGACGAGGGCGCCATCCACCCCTGGTCGCACGGGCACACCAAGGACTACTTCGCCCGCCTGATCGGCGCCCTCGCGGACGCGCTCGGCTTCCGGACGGACATCCCCTTCGCCGGCCTGCCGCTGCGCGCCCGCAAGGCCCTGCTGAACGGCCACAAGACCCAGGTCGAGGTCCGCTACCGCAACCGGTACGGCCGCGAGCGCCGGTACACCACCGCGTTCGAGGGCGCGATCCCCTTCGTCAAGCGCCGGCACAGCGAGGCCGAGAGCGACTCCAGCCGCGAGCGCTTCGAGGGCTACATGCGCGAGGTGCCGTGCCCCACCTGCGAGGGCACCCGCCTCAAGCCGCTCGTCCTCGCGGTCACCGTCATGGGCCGGTCGATCGCCGAGGTCTCGGCGATGTCCATCAGCGACTGCGCGGACTTCCTGGGCGAGCTGAAGCTCAACGCCCGCGACAAGAAGATCGCGGAGCGCGTGCTCAAGGAGGTCAACGAACGGCTGCGGTTCCTGGTCGACGTCGGCCTGGACTACCTCTCGCTGAACCGCGCGGCCGGGACCCTCTCCGGCGGCGAGGCCCAGCGCATCCGCCTGGCCACCCAGATCGGCTCCGGACTCGTCGGCGTGCTCTACGTCCTCGACGAGCCGTCCATCGGCCTGCACCAGCGCGACAACCACCGGCTGATCGAGACCCTCGTCCGGCTGCGCGACATGGGCAACACGCTCATCGTCGTCGAGCACGACGAGGACACCATCAAGGTCGCCGACTGGATCGTCGACATCGGCCCCGGCGCGGGCGAGCACGGCGGCAAGGTCGTGCACAGCGGCTCCCTCAAGGAGCTGCTCGACAACGCCGAGTCGCAGACCGGCCTGTACCTGTCCGGCAAGAAGGCCATCCCGCTGCCCGACATCCGGCGCCCGCAGGACCCCTCCCGGCGGCTCACGGTGCACGGCGCCCGGGAGAACAACCTCCAGGACATCGACGTGTCCTTCCCGCTGGGCGTGTTCACGGCCGTCACCGGCGTCTCCGGCTCCGGCAAGTCGACCCTGGTCAACGACATCCTGTACACGCACCTGGCCCGCGAACTGAACGGCGCACGCAACGTCCCGGGCAGGCACACCCGCGTGGACGGCGACGACCTCGTCGACAAGGTCGTCCACGTCGACCAGTCGCCCATCGGCCGCACCCCGCGGTCGAACCCCGCGACGTACACCGGCGTCTTCGACCACATCCGCAAGCTGTTCGCCGAGACGACGGAGGCGAAGGTCCGGGGCTACCTGCCCGGCCGGTTCTCCTTCAACGTCAAGGGCGGCCGGTGCGAGAACTGCGCGGGCGACGGCACCATCAAGATCGAGATGAACTTCCTCCCGGACGTCTACGTCCCGTGCGAGGTCTGCCACGGCGCCCGGTACAACCGGGAGACCCTGGAGGTCCACTACAAGGGCAAGTCCATCGCGGACGTGCTGAACATGCCGATCGAGGAGGCGACCGACTTCTTCGAGGCCGTCCCCGCCATCTCCCGGCACATGAAGACCCTGAAGGACGTCGGCCTCGGCTACGTCCGGCTCGGCCAGTCCGCGACCACCCTGTCCGGCGGTGAGGCCCAGCGCGTGAAGCTCGCCAGCGAGCTGCAGCGCCGCTCCACCGGCCGCACGGTCTACGTCCTGGACGAGCCGACCACCGGTCTGCACTTCGAGGACATCAGCAAACTGCTGACCGTCCTCGCGGGCCTGGTCGACAAGGGCAACACGGTCATCGTCATCGAGCACAACCTCGACGTGATCAAGACCGCCGACTGGGTCGTCGACATGGGCCCCGAAGGCGGCGCCGGCGGCGGCCTGGTGGTCGCCGAGGGCACGCCCGAGCAGGTCGCGGGCGTCCCCGCCAGTCACACCGGCAAGTTCCTGCGTGACGTCCTCGGCGCCGACCGGGTCAGCGACGCGGCCTCGGTCACCAGGCCGCGCAAGGCCGCGAAGACGGTCGCGACCAAGGCCACCGCCAAGAAGACCGCCACGAAGGCGGCCACCGGCACGGCCGTGAAGAAGGCGACCGCCACCAAGACGGCCAAGACGGCCGCGAAGCCCGCCGCGAAGAAGACCACGCGGACGAGCAAGGCCTGA
- a CDS encoding maleylpyruvate isomerase family mycothiol-dependent enzyme: MIDHAHDLASVRDATERLLTAVGKLDNASVTESSRLPGWSRGHVLAHLARNADALVNVLEGRPMYVSGEARDADIERDAPRPLDGQLADVRESADRFQQTGAAPADWSRTVELRNGVTDSASRVPFRRWAEVELHHVDLGVGYELEDLPAEFTERETAFLAARFTGHPDVPPTRLTDGTRAWRTGREADAPAVTVTGPPADLLGWLAGRREGTALTVEGGALPALPPL, from the coding sequence ATGATTGATCACGCTCATGACCTGGCGTCTGTACGTGACGCTACCGAGCGGCTGCTGACCGCGGTCGGGAAACTGGACAACGCGTCCGTGACGGAGTCGTCACGGCTGCCCGGCTGGAGCCGCGGTCACGTCCTCGCCCACCTCGCCCGCAACGCCGACGCCCTCGTGAACGTCCTCGAAGGACGCCCCATGTACGTCTCCGGCGAGGCCCGGGACGCCGACATCGAGCGGGACGCCCCCCGCCCCCTCGACGGCCAGCTCGCCGACGTGCGCGAGAGCGCGGACCGGTTCCAGCAGACGGGGGCGGCCCCCGCGGACTGGTCACGCACGGTGGAGCTGCGCAACGGGGTCACCGACTCGGCCTCCAGGGTGCCGTTCCGGCGGTGGGCCGAGGTGGAACTGCACCACGTGGACCTGGGCGTCGGCTACGAGCTGGAGGACCTTCCGGCGGAGTTCACCGAGCGGGAGACGGCCTTCCTCGCCGCCCGGTTCACCGGGCACCCCGACGTGCCGCCCACCCGGCTCACGGACGGCACGCGCGCGTGGCGCACGGGACGGGAGGCCGACGCCCCCGCGGTGACCGTCACCGGTCCCCCGGCCGACCTGCTCGGCTGGCTCGCCGGTCGCCGCGAGGGCACCGCGCTCACGGTGGAGGGCGGAGCGCTGCCGGCGCTGCCTCCCCTGTAG
- a CDS encoding MBL fold metallo-hydrolase, with protein sequence MTYSGEVRVGGPADVHELKDLMITKVAVGPMDNNAYLLRCRATDEQLLIDAANDAHTLLGTIGDDGIASVVTTHRHGDHWQALAEVVAATGARTHAGRHDAEGIPVPTDVLVDDGDTIRVGQVELTARHLVGHTPGSIVLVYDDPHGHPHVFTGDCLFPGGVGNTHKDPKAFASLIHDVETKVFDTLPDEAWVYPGHGNDTTLGAERPHLPEWRARGW encoded by the coding sequence ATGACGTACAGCGGAGAGGTGCGGGTCGGCGGCCCCGCCGACGTGCACGAGCTCAAGGACCTGATGATCACCAAGGTCGCGGTCGGTCCGATGGACAACAACGCCTATCTGCTGCGCTGCCGGGCCACCGACGAGCAGCTGCTGATCGACGCGGCCAACGACGCGCACACCCTGCTCGGCACGATCGGTGACGACGGCATCGCGTCCGTCGTCACCACCCACCGCCACGGCGACCACTGGCAGGCGCTCGCCGAGGTCGTCGCGGCCACCGGCGCCCGCACCCACGCCGGCCGGCACGACGCCGAGGGCATCCCGGTGCCGACCGACGTCCTGGTCGACGACGGCGACACGATCCGGGTCGGGCAGGTGGAGCTCACCGCGCGCCACCTGGTCGGACACACGCCGGGCTCCATCGTCCTGGTCTACGACGACCCGCACGGGCATCCTCACGTGTTCACCGGGGACTGCCTCTTCCCGGGCGGTGTGGGCAACACCCACAAGGATCCGAAGGCGTTCGCGAGCCTGATCCACGACGTGGAGACCAAGGTCTTCGACACGCTCCCGGACGAGGCATGGGTCTACCCGGGGCACGGCAACGACACCACGCTCGGCGCGGAGCGCCCCCACCTGCCGGAATGGCGGGCGCGCGGCTGGTGA
- the aroQ gene encoding type II 3-dehydroquinate dehydratase translates to MPRTLANAPIMILNGPNLNLLGQRQPEIYGSDTLADVEALCVKAAAAHGGTVDFRQSNHEGELVDWIHEARLNHCGIVINPAAYSHTSVAVLDALNACDGLPVVEVHISNIHQREPFRHHSYVSQRADGVVAGCGVQGYVFGVERIAALAGAGSARA, encoded by the coding sequence GTGCCCCGCACCCTGGCCAACGCCCCGATCATGATCCTCAACGGCCCCAACCTGAACCTGCTGGGCCAGCGGCAGCCGGAGATCTACGGCTCCGACACCCTCGCCGACGTCGAGGCCCTCTGTGTGAAGGCGGCGGCCGCGCACGGCGGCACGGTGGACTTCCGCCAGTCCAACCACGAGGGCGAACTGGTCGACTGGATCCACGAGGCCCGATTGAACCACTGCGGCATCGTGATCAACCCGGCCGCGTACTCGCACACGTCCGTCGCCGTCCTGGACGCGCTCAACGCCTGCGACGGGCTGCCGGTGGTGGAGGTCCACATCTCCAACATCCACCAGCGTGAGCCGTTCCGGCACCACTCCTACGTCTCGCAGCGCGCCGACGGGGTCGTCGCGGGATGCGGCGTACAGGGGTACGTGTTCGGCGTGGAGCGCATCGCGGCCCTGGCCGGGGCCGGATCGGCCAGGGCCTGA